In Anopheles gambiae chromosome 2, idAnoGambNW_F1_1, whole genome shotgun sequence, a single window of DNA contains:
- the LOC1270185 gene encoding uncharacterized protein LOC1270185: MGGNIGIMSTVAALPVVIVLLLVTRMSLCVPTHFMEMEQHFRNSIDLDAEQTEARYDQEMLSDIINDNDRGELQKAESCLVDDYKYDHGQKIQRLDPCEICLCIDGEIFCWWKQCDSLAKTVDDADPQISSPQQAPKSDQTSTELISEASTVMSTAYEAKSKSSFDAVATEDNRNGATRLVLPDSLSDGGTTVISSTLPISTPASRVSDSDHSSSETVTHHGSVHTTDVLDGIPKNILSFPQTPPIMMYRPVSMGPITATTSREGKYTDGGRKVTKVGSAATGVRKGKAGTLGHKKLKEHKKNLLKGKYEGEFSYEFDRKPTVSIASDALPKMSEIDSSREGDKFRDQSVEVTERNNNAPDGKNGPEQEQQQFGGYGYGMIHESESEHRQPTVPMRSHDRDVPQHYIITSSGHVEMFDDSGAMAGPELGTENHGDGLEKQPYRDVLSFDGRVSSRVTQDQATNGDEDSDVTDSDEGDDEDERLDDVGAVAPAIMLTTNVTQGKYSLGEGLHSTQLPPSPSSVIDILNSTTLETTDYVDGTNHSELIYPEVPSMSSSGGSSSISSSTITPPTTRQDQSEQHCVVMGVTYPVGAVLKQETGNCLQCVCVAGPENDPAPRVTCTPLNCPPLILPDILDGAGF; the protein is encoded by the exons ATGGGAGGTAACATTGGAATAATGTCGACGGTGGCGGCTTTACCGGTAGTTATCGTGCTGCTACTAGTGACAAGGATGTCATTGTGTG TGCCGACACATTTCATGGAGATGGAGCAACACTTTCGCAACAGCATCGATCTGGACGCGGAGCAGACGGAAGCCCGGTACGATCAGGAGATGCTTTCCGACATCATTAACGATAACGATCGCGGTGAGCTGCAGAAGGCGGAATCTTGTTTGGTCGATGACTACAAGTACGACCATGGCCAGAAG ATACAACGACTGGATCCGTGTGAAATTTGTCTCTGCATTGACGGGGAAATATTCTGCTGGTGGAAACAGTGCG ATTCTTTGGCGAAAACAGTAGATGACGCGGATCCacaaatcagttcacctcagcAAGCACCCAAGAGTGATCAAACGTCAACGGAATTGATCTCCGAAGCGTCAACTGTCATGAGCACAGCGTAtgaagcaaaatcaaaatcatcctTTGACGCCGTGGCCACAGAAGACAATAGGAACGGAGCTACACGGCTCGTGCTTCCAGATTCGCTTAGCGACGGCGGAACAACAGTCATAAGCAGCACCTTGCCGATTTCAACACCCGCATCGAGAGTGTCAGACAGCGATCATAGCTCCTCGGAGACGGTAACGCATCACGGATCGGTGCACACTACGGATGTGCTGGATGGAATACCAAAGAACATTTTAAGCTTTCCACAGACACCACCAATCATGATGTATCGTCCGGTATCGATGGGTCCCATCACGGCCACCACGTCGAGGGAGGGAAAGTATACGGACGGTGGTCGCAAGGTCACCAAGGTCGGGTCGGCGGCAACGGGAGTTCGAAAGGGGAAAGCCGGTACGTTGGGACACAAAAAGTtgaaagaacacaaaaagaATCTCCTGAAGGGGAAGTACGAAGGGGAATTTTCGTACGAATTTGATCGCAAACCGACAGTTTCGATTGCGAGTGACGCACTGCCGAAGATGTCCGAGATCGACTCTAGCAGAGAAGGTGACAAGTTCCGTGATCAGTCAGTGGAAGTAACCGAGAGAAACAACAATGCACCAGATGGCAAGAATGGGCCAGAACAGGAGCAGCAACAGTTCGGCGGGTACGGTTATGGGATGATCCACGAGTCGGAGTCCGAGCACCGACAGCCAACGGTTCCGATGCGGTCGCATGATCGGGATGTTCCACAGCACTACATAATCACCTCGTCCGGGCATGTGGAGATGTTTGACGATAGTGGAGCGATGGCAGGACCTGAGCTTGGGACCGAAAACCATGGCGACGGACTTGAGAAGCAACCGTATCGGGATGTGCTCAGCTTCGATGGACGAGTATCGTCCCGTGTGACTCAGGATCAAGCGACAAACGGTGATGAAGATTCCGACGTTACGGATAGTGACGAAGGGGACGATGAGGATGAGCGGCTGGATGACGTCGGTGCCGTTGCGCCAGCGATCATGCTTACTACAAACGTCACCCAGGGCAAGTACAGTCTCGGCGAGGGATTGCATTCGACGCAGCTGCCTCCGTCACCGTCGTCGGTAATTGATATCCTCAACTCAACAACGCTCGAGACGACGGACTATGTCGATGGAACGAATCACTCCGAGCTGATCTACCCGGAAGTCCCGTCCATGAGCAGTAGTGGTGGTAGCAGTAGTATCAGTAGTAGCACTATCACACCACCGACCACCAGACAGGATCAAAGTGAACAGCACTGCGTTGTTATGG GCGTTACCTATCCGGTGGGGGCAGTGCTGAAACAGGAAACGGGCAACTgtctgcagtgtgtgtgtgtcgccgGTCCCGAGAATGATCCCGCTCCAAGGGTTACCTGTACGCCCCTGAACTGTCCACCCTTGATACTGCCGGATATTCTGGATGGGGCAGGATTTTAA